One window of Halopelagius longus genomic DNA carries:
- the trpB gene encoding tryptophan synthase subunit beta — protein sequence MTETQTDGKFGEYGGQYVPEALMPAITELTDAYERYVLENEDGFMDEFRRRLRDFGGRPTPTQYAERLSERYDCDVYLKREDLVHGGAHKLNNALGQVLLAKYMGKERIVAETGAGQHGTATAMAAAHLDMPCEVYMGKRDINRQRPNVFRMRLNGSKVTPVTAGRGTLKEAISETMRDWATNVEDTHYVIGSVVGPHPFPAMVRDFQSVISEEAREQMREKAGELPDSVLACAGGGSNTMGAFAEFVDDEDVALYAVEAGGSSLSVDEEAGVAPNSASLSTGREGVLHGARTKILQDGDGQIMESHSVSSGLDYAGVGPELAHLADEGRVTAVNVDDDAALTAFHRLSQLEGIIPALESAHAFAYLEEHHGELGDSVLVNLSGRGDKDLESVIEETEKRDIDIAPDMTEFAGGF from the coding sequence ATGACGGAGACACAGACAGACGGCAAGTTCGGCGAGTACGGTGGTCAGTACGTCCCCGAGGCGCTCATGCCCGCGATAACGGAGTTGACGGACGCCTACGAGCGGTACGTGCTGGAGAACGAAGACGGCTTCATGGACGAGTTCCGGCGCCGCCTGCGCGACTTCGGCGGGCGACCGACGCCCACGCAGTACGCGGAGCGACTGTCGGAACGGTACGACTGCGACGTCTACCTGAAGCGCGAGGACTTGGTCCACGGGGGCGCGCACAAACTCAACAACGCCCTCGGGCAGGTCCTCTTGGCGAAGTACATGGGCAAAGAGCGCATCGTCGCGGAGACGGGCGCGGGCCAACACGGCACCGCGACGGCGATGGCGGCGGCGCACCTCGACATGCCCTGCGAGGTGTACATGGGCAAGCGCGACATCAACCGCCAGCGACCCAACGTCTTCCGCATGCGACTCAACGGGTCGAAGGTGACGCCCGTGACGGCGGGCCGCGGCACCCTGAAGGAGGCGATAAGCGAGACGATGCGCGACTGGGCGACGAACGTCGAGGACACCCACTACGTCATCGGGTCCGTCGTCGGCCCGCACCCGTTCCCGGCGATGGTGCGGGACTTCCAGTCGGTCATCTCCGAGGAGGCCCGCGAGCAGATGCGCGAGAAGGCGGGCGAACTCCCCGACTCGGTCCTCGCCTGCGCCGGCGGCGGGTCGAACACGATGGGCGCGTTCGCCGAGTTCGTAGACGACGAGGACGTCGCCCTCTACGCCGTCGAGGCGGGCGGGAGTTCCCTCTCCGTGGACGAGGAGGCGGGCGTCGCGCCCAACTCCGCGTCGCTCTCGACGGGGCGGGAGGGCGTCCTCCACGGCGCGCGCACGAAGATTCTGCAGGACGGCGACGGCCAGATTATGGAGTCGCACTCGGTCTCGTCGGGCCTCGACTACGCGGGCGTCGGCCCGGAACTGGCCCACCTCGCGGACGAAGGCCGCGTGACCGCGGTGAACGTCGACGACGACGCGGCGTTGACGGCGTTCCACCGCCTCTCGCAGTTGGAGGGTATCATCCCGGCGTTGGAGTCCGCCCACGCGTTCGCCTACCTCGAAGAGCACCACGGCGAGTTGGGCGACTCCGTGCTGGTGAACCTCTCCGGCCGCGGCGACAAGGATCTCGAATCGGTCATCGAGGAGACGGAGAAGCGCGACATCGACATCGCGCCCGACATGACCGAGTTCGCGGGGGGGTTCTAG
- a CDS encoding 2-amino-3,7-dideoxy-D-threo-hept-6-ulosonate synthase has product MHVGLDARLERISTGGRYVVVPMDHGITLGPVKGLVELESTVDAITRGGADAVLTQKGVARRVHPNKNGKGYIVHLNGSTVIGPDENDKRITGSVEEALRSGADAVSFHMNVGSEHEPDQMTQLGELTETAHRYGVPVLAMNYARGPGVDEHDAESLAHAVRLAEELGADVVKTAYSGDGDSFERVCNATRLPVIIAGGSRGTDRETVEMVRGAMDGGAAGISMGRSIFQHDDPEAITRAVSAVVHDDADTESALRKAGLGIEA; this is encoded by the coding sequence ATGCACGTAGGACTCGACGCACGACTCGAACGCATCTCGACAGGGGGACGGTACGTCGTCGTCCCGATGGACCACGGAATCACGCTCGGCCCGGTCAAGGGTCTCGTAGAGTTGGAATCGACGGTAGACGCCATCACGCGCGGCGGCGCGGACGCGGTTCTCACGCAGAAGGGCGTCGCCCGGCGCGTCCACCCGAACAAGAACGGCAAGGGCTACATCGTCCACCTGAACGGATCGACGGTCATCGGTCCCGACGAGAACGACAAACGCATCACCGGATCGGTCGAGGAGGCCCTTCGCTCCGGCGCCGACGCCGTCTCGTTCCACATGAACGTCGGGTCGGAGCACGAACCCGACCAGATGACCCAACTCGGCGAACTGACCGAGACGGCGCACCGCTACGGCGTGCCCGTCCTCGCGATGAACTACGCGCGCGGCCCCGGAGTCGACGAACACGACGCCGAGAGCCTCGCCCACGCGGTTCGCCTCGCCGAGGAACTGGGCGCGGACGTCGTGAAGACGGCGTACTCCGGCGACGGCGACTCCTTCGAACGCGTCTGTAACGCGACGCGCCTGCCGGTCATCATCGCCGGCGGGAGTCGCGGCACGGACAGAGAAACCGTCGAGATGGTTCGCGGCGCGATGGACGGCGGCGCGGCGGGCATCTCGATGGGTCGCTCCATCTTCCAACACGACGACCCCGAGGCCATCACGCGCGCAGTGAGCGCAGTCGTCCACGACGACGCCGACACCGAGAGCGCACTCCGCAAAGCCGGACTCGGCATCGAAGCGTAA
- a CDS encoding DUF2891 domain-containing protein produces the protein METLADADTETVLAGRSDWFDSEVAETLAHHPLESLETEFPHHVRSVDSPSGGPRPKERHPVFFGCYDWHSAVHSHWALVRQLRLFEEHPERSRIVESIDGRFTPENVEREVEQFERNPSFEKPYGWAWLLHLASELHRWDDDYADEWRSVLEPLERTVRSLVRSEFLTQERPFRVGTHQNSAFALHCALDYARTVSDEELEADVSETATAFFAGDRDYPVEYEPLGWDFLSPSLTEADLMRRVYDREEFTTWVEGFFPDLTRPPYDSVLEPVRADSDPEEGVALHLVGLNVSKAWCAAGLASALDGHRYAEAFRRSAEKHAEYGLERAFTDNYAGSHWLSSFVLYLLTRNEGGIAPE, from the coding sequence ATGGAGACACTCGCCGACGCCGATACCGAGACGGTCCTCGCGGGGAGGAGCGATTGGTTCGACTCGGAGGTGGCGGAGACGCTCGCGCACCACCCGCTGGAGTCGCTCGAAACGGAGTTCCCGCACCACGTTCGGTCCGTCGACTCCCCCTCCGGCGGTCCGCGGCCGAAGGAGCGGCATCCGGTGTTCTTCGGTTGTTACGACTGGCACTCCGCGGTGCACAGTCACTGGGCGCTCGTCCGCCAACTCCGACTGTTCGAAGAGCACCCCGAGCGGTCCCGAATCGTCGAGAGCATCGACGGGCGGTTCACACCCGAGAACGTCGAACGCGAAGTCGAGCAGTTCGAGCGGAACCCCTCGTTCGAGAAGCCGTACGGCTGGGCGTGGCTCCTCCACCTCGCGTCGGAACTGCACCGCTGGGACGACGACTACGCCGACGAGTGGCGCTCGGTGCTCGAACCGCTAGAGCGGACGGTGCGCTCCCTCGTTCGCTCGGAGTTTCTGACGCAGGAGCGACCGTTCCGCGTCGGCACCCACCAGAACTCCGCGTTCGCCCTCCACTGCGCCCTCGATTACGCGCGGACGGTGTCCGACGAGGAACTCGAAGCCGACGTCTCGGAGACGGCGACGGCGTTCTTCGCCGGGGACCGGGACTACCCGGTCGAGTACGAACCGCTCGGGTGGGACTTCCTCTCGCCGTCGCTGACGGAGGCGGACCTCATGCGTCGCGTCTACGACCGCGAGGAGTTCACGACGTGGGTCGAGGGGTTCTTCCCAGACCTGACCCGCCCCCCGTACGATTCCGTCCTCGAACCCGTCCGCGCCGATTCGGACCCCGAGGAGGGGGTCGCGCTCCACCTCGTCGGGCTGAACGTCTCGAAAGCGTGGTGCGCGGCGGGCCTCGCGTCCGCCCTCGACGGGCACCGGTACGCCGAGGCGTTCCGCCGGAGCGCGGAGAAACACGCCGAGTACGGGTTAGAACGCGCGTTCACCGACAACTACGCCGGGTCCCACTGGCTCTCCTCGTTCGTCCTCTACCTCCTCACGAGAAACGAGGGCGGCATCGCACCCGAGTAG
- a CDS encoding helix-turn-helix domain-containing protein translates to MRELVFALEYEPGCNRVADTLADHPDARVRSLSLHATDERLWRVDHAVGSPDALDDVEDAFLNSDYYADCLATDDCGATQTTRVLDHTDDTLVLYSDWERTPACASVPHIARDHLGDGVLFETRHEGRHYTWRIIHPGEGDVAAFFDALGAAVGDCARMEMLRTADTSASAGGTDGGAGGLSPEQEAALRAAVEHGYYESPREVDVGNLADHLDVPRSTLTYRLRRAEEQLAKRYVAGERLTDGASAPL, encoded by the coding sequence ATGCGCGAACTCGTCTTCGCCCTCGAGTACGAACCCGGATGCAACAGGGTGGCCGACACCCTCGCGGACCACCCCGACGCCCGCGTTCGGTCGCTGTCGCTGCACGCCACCGACGAACGCCTCTGGCGGGTCGACCACGCCGTCGGGAGCCCGGACGCCCTCGACGACGTCGAGGACGCCTTTCTCAACAGCGACTACTACGCCGATTGCCTCGCGACCGACGACTGCGGCGCGACCCAGACAACCCGCGTCCTCGACCACACCGACGACACGCTCGTTCTCTACTCCGACTGGGAGCGCACGCCCGCCTGCGCGTCCGTCCCCCACATCGCCCGCGACCACCTCGGCGACGGCGTGTTGTTCGAGACGCGCCACGAGGGTCGTCACTACACGTGGCGCATCATCCACCCCGGCGAGGGCGACGTGGCGGCGTTCTTCGACGCCCTCGGCGCGGCGGTCGGCGACTGCGCCCGGATGGAGATGCTCCGGACGGCGGACACGTCGGCGTCGGCCGGCGGGACGGACGGCGGCGCGGGCGGTCTCTCCCCGGAACAGGAGGCCGCACTCAGGGCCGCCGTCGAACACGGCTACTACGAGTCCCCGCGCGAGGTCGACGTCGGCAACCTCGCCGACCACCTCGACGTGCCGCGGTCGACGCTCACCTACCGCCTCCGCCGGGCCGAAGAGCAGTTGGCCAAGCGGTACGTCGCCGGCGAGAGACTGACGGACGGAGCGTCCGCACCGCTCTGA
- a CDS encoding MGMT family protein: protein MDAGVFARESERLGRTVQIGVASGRVINVSFPETPPDDAETEHPLLDRVFDYLGGESDHFDDVTVALTVPTEQRRVLDAVRKLPYGETVSLERVAKLAGLDHEDEEDRRTVRTALSENPVPLFIPDHRVRDAPGGAPSDVARRLRKIESA, encoded by the coding sequence ATGGACGCAGGCGTCTTCGCCCGCGAGTCGGAGAGACTCGGGCGAACCGTGCAGATCGGCGTCGCCAGCGGTCGAGTCATCAACGTCTCGTTCCCCGAGACGCCGCCGGACGACGCCGAGACGGAGCATCCCCTGTTGGACCGAGTGTTCGACTACCTCGGCGGCGAGTCGGACCACTTCGACGACGTGACGGTCGCTCTCACCGTGCCGACGGAGCAACGGCGCGTCCTCGACGCGGTCCGAAAACTCCCGTACGGCGAGACGGTGTCGCTCGAACGGGTGGCGAAACTCGCCGGACTCGACCACGAGGACGAGGAGGACCGCCGGACGGTGCGAACGGCCCTTTCCGAAAATCCGGTCCCGCTTTTCATCCCGGACCACCGCGTCCGCGACGCGCCGGGCGGCGCACCGTCCGACGTGGCCCGCCGTCTGCGGAAGATAGAGTCCGCCTGA
- a CDS encoding heavy metal translocating P-type ATPase, producing MTDRSNAAGRTNEAGRPRELTARLTVPEMDCPSCAQKVEKSLRRVDGVVETTLQPTTGTAAVTYDPDRASEADVVEAIAAAGYEVVGGPDADETDGSADGVDIAPPSDVWTSPRAKKTWVGAAFVVVGLLFEFLLTTQNVVVASVLDYPLSLADVLFLGAVAASGIPVVRSGYYSAKNRSLDIDLLMGTAIVAATGIGYFVEAATLAVLFSIAELLEDYAMDRARDSLRELMELSPDEATVRRDTGSSETPRGDGEAVTDEEVTVSAEDVAVGETVVVRPGEKIPLDGTVLEGESAVDESPITGESVPVDKTAGDEVYAGAINEEGYLEVEVTSTAGDSTLSRIIEMVQGAQAKKTETERFVDRFSGYYTPAVVALAILTAAVPPFVVGEPISVGAAGYAFTFAGDWQTWFVRGLTLLVIACPCAFVISTPVSVVSGVTSAAKNGVLIKGGNYLEAMGDVDAVAVDKTGTLTEGELAVTDVVALGRTDESTLLRHAAGLERRSEHPIAAAVLARADEAGAGDPPEPTAFESLTGKGIRGDIDGETYYAGKPALFEELGFDLSRTRAATDGGVVPEDAAGPGGGAFAEDTLAALEREGKTVVLVGTETELLGAIAVADEVRPASKRAVERLRELGVERVVMLTGDNEGTARAIAERVGVDEYRAELLPEEKVEAVETLQAEYGDVAMVGDGVNDAPALATAEVGVAMGAAGTDAALETADIALMGDDVGKLPYLYALSQTANGVIRQNIWASLGVKLLLALGVPLGLVSVALAVVVGDMGMSLGVTGNAMRLARIDPERFE from the coding sequence ATGACCGACAGATCGAACGCCGCGGGGCGGACGAACGAGGCGGGACGGCCGCGGGAACTGACCGCTCGCCTCACCGTCCCCGAGATGGACTGCCCGTCCTGCGCGCAGAAGGTCGAAAAGAGCCTCCGGCGCGTCGACGGCGTCGTCGAGACGACGCTCCAACCGACGACCGGAACGGCCGCCGTCACGTACGACCCCGACCGCGCCAGCGAGGCCGACGTGGTCGAGGCGATAGCGGCCGCGGGGTACGAGGTAGTCGGCGGCCCGGACGCCGACGAAACGGACGGTTCGGCCGACGGCGTCGACATCGCGCCGCCGTCCGACGTCTGGACGAGTCCGCGCGCGAAGAAGACGTGGGTCGGCGCGGCGTTCGTCGTCGTCGGCCTCCTCTTCGAGTTCCTCCTGACGACGCAGAACGTCGTCGTGGCGAGCGTCCTCGACTACCCGCTCTCACTTGCAGACGTGCTGTTCCTCGGGGCCGTCGCCGCGAGCGGTATCCCCGTCGTCCGAAGCGGCTACTACTCAGCGAAGAACCGGAGCCTCGACATCGACCTGCTGATGGGGACGGCCATCGTCGCCGCGACGGGCATCGGCTACTTCGTCGAGGCGGCGACGCTCGCCGTCCTGTTCAGCATCGCCGAACTCCTCGAAGACTACGCGATGGACCGGGCTCGGGACTCCCTGCGGGAACTGATGGAACTGTCGCCCGACGAGGCTACCGTCCGGCGCGACACCGGGTCGTCGGAGACGCCCCGAGGAGACGGCGAAGCCGTCACCGACGAGGAGGTGACCGTCTCCGCCGAAGACGTGGCCGTCGGCGAGACGGTCGTCGTCCGTCCGGGCGAGAAGATTCCGCTCGACGGGACGGTTCTGGAGGGGGAGTCTGCCGTGGACGAGTCGCCCATCACCGGCGAGAGCGTTCCCGTCGATAAGACCGCCGGCGACGAGGTGTACGCCGGCGCAATCAACGAGGAGGGGTACCTCGAAGTGGAGGTCACCTCGACGGCGGGCGACTCGACGCTCTCGCGCATCATCGAGATGGTGCAGGGCGCGCAGGCGAAGAAGACCGAAACCGAGCGGTTCGTCGACCGGTTCTCGGGGTACTACACCCCGGCCGTGGTCGCCTTGGCGATTCTGACCGCCGCCGTCCCGCCGTTCGTCGTCGGCGAGCCGATTTCGGTCGGCGCGGCGGGGTACGCGTTCACCTTCGCCGGCGATTGGCAGACGTGGTTCGTCCGCGGCCTCACGCTGTTGGTCATCGCCTGTCCCTGTGCGTTCGTCATCTCGACGCCCGTCTCCGTCGTCTCGGGCGTCACCAGCGCCGCGAAGAACGGCGTCCTCATCAAGGGGGGCAACTACCTCGAGGCGATGGGCGACGTCGACGCCGTCGCCGTGGACAAGACGGGGACGCTCACCGAGGGCGAACTCGCGGTCACCGACGTCGTCGCCCTCGGGCGGACCGACGAGTCGACGCTCCTCCGGCACGCCGCCGGACTGGAACGGCGCAGCGAGCACCCCATCGCCGCGGCGGTCCTCGCCCGCGCCGACGAGGCGGGCGCGGGCGACCCGCCCGAACCGACGGCGTTCGAGAGTCTGACCGGCAAGGGAATCCGCGGAGATATCGACGGCGAGACGTACTACGCCGGAAAGCCCGCGCTCTTCGAGGAGTTGGGATTCGACCTCTCGCGGACGCGCGCGGCGACCGACGGCGGTGTCGTCCCCGAGGACGCGGCCGGACCCGGCGGCGGCGCGTTCGCCGAGGATACCCTCGCCGCGTTGGAACGGGAGGGTAAGACGGTCGTTCTCGTGGGGACGGAGACCGAGCTTCTGGGCGCTATCGCCGTCGCCGACGAGGTGCGTCCGGCGTCGAAGCGGGCCGTCGAGCGTCTGCGGGAACTCGGCGTGGAGCGCGTCGTGATGCTGACGGGCGACAACGAGGGGACGGCGCGGGCCATCGCCGAACGGGTCGGCGTCGACGAGTACCGCGCCGAACTCCTCCCCGAGGAGAAGGTTGAGGCCGTCGAAACGCTGCAGGCCGAGTACGGCGACGTGGCGATGGTCGGCGACGGCGTCAACGACGCGCCCGCGCTGGCGACGGCGGAGGTCGGCGTCGCCATGGGCGCGGCGGGGACGGACGCGGCCCTCGAAACCGCCGACATCGCGCTGATGGGCGACGACGTCGGGAAGCTTCCCTACCTGTACGCCCTGTCGCAGACGGCCAACGGCGTCATCCGACAGAACATCTGGGCGAGCCTCGGCGTGAAACTCCTGCTCGCGCTCGGCGTTCCGCTCGGACTTGTGAGCGTCGCACTCGCGGTCGTCGTCGGCGACATGGGGATGAGCCTCGGAGTCACCGGGAACGCCATGCGGTTGGCGCGAATCGACCCCGAGCGGTTCGAGTGA
- the trpC gene encoding indole-3-glycerol phosphate synthase, whose protein sequence is MDASEDELAPEVRSILAAARDRSGGKSRVSVDARSFPDAVDAAEADGRVPVVAEVKPTSPTTEGTRGDDPVELARKMVGGGATALSVLTEPDHFGGSTENLRRVREAVDVPVLRKDFVVSEAQLDAVEADLVLLIARFVGDDLPDLLSAARERGFQVLVEVHDRAELDRAVEAGADIIGVNNRDLAKLEVDLETFERVAPHVPDDATLLAESGVSSVEDARRMRAAGADALLVGTAIMDGDVRANTERFTTAETSE, encoded by the coding sequence ATGGACGCTAGTGAGGACGAACTTGCGCCGGAGGTGCGGTCCATCCTCGCGGCCGCACGCGACCGGTCGGGCGGGAAGTCGCGCGTCAGCGTCGACGCGCGGTCGTTCCCCGACGCGGTGGACGCCGCCGAGGCCGACGGGCGAGTGCCCGTCGTCGCGGAGGTGAAGCCGACGAGTCCGACCACCGAAGGGACGAGAGGCGACGACCCGGTCGAACTCGCCCGCAAGATGGTCGGGGGCGGGGCGACGGCCCTGTCGGTGTTAACCGAACCGGACCACTTCGGCGGTTCGACCGAGAACCTCCGGCGGGTCCGGGAGGCCGTGGACGTGCCCGTCCTGCGGAAGGATTTCGTCGTCAGCGAGGCGCAACTCGACGCCGTGGAGGCCGACCTCGTCCTCCTCATCGCGCGGTTCGTCGGCGACGACCTGCCGGACCTCCTGTCGGCGGCGCGCGAACGCGGCTTTCAGGTGCTCGTGGAGGTCCACGACCGGGCGGAACTGGACCGCGCGGTCGAGGCGGGTGCCGACATCATCGGCGTGAACAACCGCGACTTGGCGAAGTTGGAGGTGGACCTCGAAACGTTCGAGAGGGTCGCGCCCCACGTCCCAGACGACGCGACGCTCCTGGCCGAGAGCGGGGTTTCCAGCGTCGAAGACGCTCGCCGTATGCGCGCGGCGGGCGCGGACGCCCTCCTCGTCGGCACGGCCATCATGGACGGCGACGTGCGAGCGAACACGGAACGATTCACGACAGCGGAGACATCCGAATGA
- a CDS encoding GNAT family N-acetyltransferase, translated as MPGPVFLESDRLSLRTVESEDREFIRSHWNSPELRHWFAKTDPIDSERLSDFLETNDTEVHFLPCRDSVPVGFLWLFRIDDVAGRGEIGYWVSPEEQGNGYATEAAELGLRYAFNERGLHKVMARVFEGNKTSQRILEKLGFEEEGYLREHYFVDGEYVDTRFFGLLADDK; from the coding sequence ATGCCCGGACCGGTGTTCCTCGAAAGTGACAGATTGTCACTCCGAACTGTCGAATCAGAAGATAGAGAATTCATTCGGAGCCACTGGAATTCACCTGAACTCCGTCACTGGTTTGCTAAGACCGATCCGATAGATAGCGAGCGACTCTCCGATTTCCTTGAGACTAATGACACCGAGGTTCACTTCTTGCCGTGTCGAGATAGTGTTCCGGTTGGATTCCTGTGGCTGTTCAGAATCGACGACGTCGCGGGCCGTGGGGAAATCGGATACTGGGTTTCTCCCGAAGAACAAGGAAATGGGTATGCGACTGAGGCTGCCGAACTCGGCCTGAGATACGCATTCAACGAGAGAGGCTTGCATAAGGTCATGGCGCGTGTTTTTGAAGGCAATAAGACTTCTCAACGGATTCTTGAGAAATTAGGGTTTGAAGAAGAAGGCTACCTACGAGAGCATTACTTCGTTGACGGTGAATACGTGGATACCCGCTTTTTTGGGCTATTAGCCGATGACAAATAA
- a CDS encoding zinc ribbon domain-containing protein: MADTRRRAMVAALVGVLGASVGIAGAGHVYLRRWRRALAWFTFVVAVGVALVFAFADPTTVSVSDPSALPTEVTGPVFALLFLSTVDAYYVAARGHRGESGPRCPNCGGELDAQMTFCPWCATELKGRPDGVENVDVEERGDEVK, encoded by the coding sequence ATGGCTGATACGCGTCGGCGAGCGATGGTCGCCGCCCTCGTGGGCGTACTCGGTGCGAGCGTCGGCATCGCCGGCGCTGGGCACGTCTACCTGCGGCGATGGCGGAGAGCACTCGCGTGGTTCACGTTCGTCGTCGCCGTCGGCGTGGCACTCGTGTTCGCGTTCGCCGACCCGACGACGGTGTCCGTGTCGGACCCCTCGGCCCTCCCCACGGAGGTGACCGGTCCGGTGTTCGCGCTCCTGTTTCTCAGCACGGTGGACGCCTACTACGTCGCCGCGCGCGGCCACCGGGGGGAGTCCGGCCCGCGGTGTCCGAACTGCGGCGGCGAACTCGACGCGCAGATGACGTTCTGTCCGTGGTGCGCGACGGAACTGAAGGGTCGGCCCGACGGCGTCGAGAACGTCGACGTCGAGGAACGCGGCGACGAGGTAAAGTAG
- a CDS encoding 3-dehydroquinate synthase II translates to MTRSVWLKADDAVGDWETRKRRITAGLEAGVDWVLVDEEDVERVRSLGDVNVAAFRNGGDVRLVDDVEEAENESPDANADAYFVGKDGEGDGTVDLPSDFSGSADLTTLRRDDERANGAYVRILSKDYESFAEEAALDADHTIVIGDDWTIIPLENLIARIGEETELVAGVTSAEEAKTAFETLESGSDGVLLDSDDPDEIRRTVEIRDEAERESLELRWAEVTAVERTGMADRVCVDTGNLMEHDEGMLVGSMGRGLFFVHAETAESPYVASRPFRVNAGAVHAYVRTPDGGTKYLSELKSGDEVQVVDESGRTREAIVGRVKIEKRPMFRVEADVDGDRVETLLQNAETIKVHTREGRTSVTDLEAGDEILLYYEQTARHFGEAVEESIIEK, encoded by the coding sequence ATGACTCGGAGCGTCTGGCTCAAGGCCGACGACGCAGTCGGCGACTGGGAGACGAGGAAGCGACGAATCACCGCGGGTCTCGAAGCGGGCGTCGATTGGGTACTCGTAGACGAGGAGGACGTCGAACGCGTCCGTTCGCTCGGCGACGTGAACGTGGCCGCCTTCAGGAACGGCGGGGACGTTCGCCTCGTCGACGACGTCGAGGAGGCCGAGAACGAATCGCCGGACGCGAACGCCGACGCCTACTTCGTCGGCAAGGACGGCGAGGGCGACGGCACCGTCGACCTCCCCTCCGACTTCTCCGGGTCCGCGGACCTCACGACGCTCCGCCGCGACGACGAGAGAGCCAACGGCGCGTACGTCCGCATCCTCTCGAAGGACTACGAGTCGTTCGCCGAGGAGGCGGCCTTGGACGCGGACCACACCATCGTCATCGGGGACGACTGGACGATCATCCCCCTGGAGAACCTCATCGCACGCATCGGCGAGGAGACGGAACTCGTCGCGGGCGTCACCTCCGCCGAGGAGGCGAAGACGGCGTTCGAGACGCTCGAATCCGGCTCCGACGGCGTCCTCTTGGACAGCGACGACCCCGACGAGATTCGCCGGACCGTCGAGATACGCGACGAGGCCGAACGCGAGTCGCTGGAACTCCGGTGGGCCGAGGTGACGGCCGTCGAACGGACCGGCATGGCCGACCGGGTCTGCGTCGATACGGGCAACCTGATGGAACACGACGAGGGGATGCTCGTCGGCAGCATGGGTCGGGGTCTCTTCTTCGTCCACGCGGAGACGGCCGAGTCGCCGTACGTCGCCTCCCGACCGTTCCGCGTCAACGCCGGCGCGGTCCACGCGTACGTCCGGACGCCCGACGGCGGGACGAAGTACCTCTCGGAACTGAAAAGCGGCGACGAGGTGCAGGTGGTGGACGAAAGCGGCCGGACGCGGGAGGCCATCGTCGGGCGCGTGAAGATAGAGAAGCGGCCGATGTTCCGCGTCGAGGCCGACGTGGACGGCGACAGGGTGGAGACGCTCCTGCAGAACGCAGAGACCATCAAAGTCCACACGCGCGAGGGCCGCACGTCGGTCACGGACCTCGAAGCCGGCGACGAAATCCTCCTCTACTACGAGCAGACCGCCCGCCACTTCGGCGAGGCGGTCGAAGAGAGCATCATCGAGAAGTAG
- the trpA gene encoding tryptophan synthase subunit alpha: protein MANDALEAAFADGPAFVPYLAAGDPDYESSLKYVEALERGGADVIELGLPFSEPVAEGSTIQGAVVRSLEAGMTPDRFFEFVEDLDVDVPLVCMTYYNLIYQFGDESGPRPFVEKAAEVGLSGFVVPDLPAEEADPLREACDEFGLDLVFIVAPTTRGERLERIMEQVSGYVYVQARLGVTGARDDVSGQTEESLERLADYDVPKAVGFGIKTGDHAERIVAGGADGIIVGSALVDIVAQGHENGEDAEAVADRLESLARELKDGSERGFAQREPQAERT, encoded by the coding sequence ATGGCGAACGACGCCCTCGAAGCGGCGTTCGCGGACGGCCCGGCGTTCGTTCCGTACCTCGCGGCGGGCGACCCGGACTACGAGTCGTCGCTGAAGTACGTCGAAGCCCTCGAACGCGGCGGCGCGGACGTCATCGAACTCGGCCTCCCCTTCTCGGAACCCGTCGCCGAGGGTTCGACCATCCAAGGGGCGGTCGTTCGCTCCTTAGAGGCCGGGATGACGCCCGACCGCTTCTTCGAGTTCGTGGAGGACCTCGACGTGGACGTGCCCCTCGTCTGCATGACGTACTACAACCTCATCTACCAATTTGGAGACGAATCCGGGCCGCGCCCGTTCGTCGAGAAGGCCGCGGAGGTGGGCCTCTCGGGGTTCGTCGTTCCGGACCTGCCCGCCGAGGAGGCGGACCCCCTGCGGGAGGCCTGCGACGAGTTCGGGTTGGACCTCGTGTTCATCGTCGCGCCGACGACGCGCGGGGAGCGACTCGAACGCATCATGGAGCAAGTGTCGGGCTACGTCTACGTCCAGGCCCGACTCGGCGTCACCGGCGCGCGCGACGACGTGTCCGGACAGACCGAGGAGAGCCTCGAACGCCTCGCCGACTACGACGTGCCGAAGGCGGTCGGATTCGGCATCAAGACGGGCGACCACGCCGAGCGAATCGTCGCCGGCGGCGCCGACGGCATCATCGTCGGGAGCGCTCTCGTGGATATCGTCGCGCAAGGTCACGAGAACGGCGAGGACGCGGAAGCGGTCGCGGACCGACTCGAATCGCTGGCTCGCGAACTGAAGGACGGATCCGAACGCGGATTCGCGCAACGTGAGCCACAAGCGGAACGCACATAA